A part of Lagopus muta isolate bLagMut1 chromosome 26, bLagMut1 primary, whole genome shotgun sequence genomic DNA contains:
- the FAM174C gene encoding protein FAM174C isoform X2, with protein sequence MLLPQPICVLLLLLHGGRAASPSNGTETPRAEEGNGTRTGAGLLPASGLPVLRRAVFVVSALSVLAALYFVLRTFRSRPDGRRREPSATFRWKKPQRKKYGLLSSSDERVEMASLDSDEDTVFETQNLRR encoded by the exons ATGCTGCTCCCGCAGCCCATCTGCGTTCTGTTGCTGCTCCTGCACGGCGGCCGCGCCGCGTCCCCCAGTAACGGCACGGAAACCCCGCGGGCGGAAGAAGGGAACGGGACGCGGACGGGCGCGGGGCTGCTGCCCGCATCGGGGCTGCCGGTGCTGCGGCGCGCCGTGTTTGTGGTCAGCGCTCTGTCGGTGCTGGCCGCGCTCTACTTTGTGCTGAGGACGTTCCG CTCCCGGCCCGACGGACGCAGACGCGAACCGAGCGCGACTTTCAGGTGGAAGAAACCGCAGCGGAAGAAGTACGGTCTGCTGAGCAGCTCCGATGAACGCGTGGAGATGGCATCGCTGGACAGCGATGAGGACACCGTGTTTGAGACGCAGAACCTGCGGCGGTAA
- the LOC125684912 gene encoding LOW QUALITY PROTEIN: voltage-dependent calcium channel beta subunit-associated regulatory protein (The sequence of the model RefSeq protein was modified relative to this genomic sequence to represent the inferred CDS: deleted 3 bases in 3 codons), with amino-acid sequence MNDDPTPWDNATESSTALPGEVSPQDGYVLLLALLSIFIGGTLVLLSGILIICRRCCEADRRHSRASDDPEKTTTTYLDDSQQAQDITIKVEDPECLSASSYRDAESERFLSSSSSSARRVSFNEAALYEQGKKTQEKGRRYTLTEGDFHHLKNARLTHLHLPPPALKIVTIHECESSENSLAMTPRRPPPKPGLAIFQPPGGAVPQPSHAVCPSSALPGDTYNSTAGGSPATSSDSGEGPSFTAAPRSGKGPIAVSASPGDAPPAPTQGPVLQFFTRLRRHASLDGASPYFRIKKWKLESTQRASSLDTRGSPKRRQFQRQRAASESMDQEDRDPHQTDIIQYIAHTDDVAFHPAGGPFLPSPSSPPPSLGRLEPGEDSPSEAAAPEQRSVGHDIWSLRASLELYAASERSNDQDSVRSDGADSVSSGGAAPCPSSSLDEAEGPEEKLWARPKAEDSEPGTRKLLQMDSGYASIEAPGRGSEEGPPADQTASEKRICFTSAGRKGTIFESFEGREPDEEEEEEDEEEEEEEARRGAVGGGGPVRTHSPLAWSPYGQMLAGRDAPSPRRDYSIDEKTDALFNAFVRHDPQFDESPPRGKHRSRTHLRKQWQHAKQYSDPGVRYPALERHRTPLRRGDSANSPLDARFHGPLPRIVSAGDEEAAEAESGAAPLPEPEIQVIVEEPGEEHRTGPERGGGEECLGPGRCVEPRPDAELLDKIAGGIEERLYGHLRREAEGLRADTESAVAVTAGDAPPERSPA; translated from the exons ATGAACGATGACCCGACCCCGTGGGACAACGCGACGGAGAGCAGCACG GCGCTGCCCGGCGAGGTGTCCCCCCAGGATGGCTACGTGCTGCTGCTCGCCCTGCTCTCCATCTTCATCGGGGGAACGCTGGTGCTGCTCTCAGGGATCCTGATCATCTGTCGCCGCTGCTGCGAGGCCGACCGCCGCCACTCCAG AGCCAGCGATGACCCTGAGAAAACCACCACGACGTACCTGGATGACTCGCAGCAGGCCCAGG ATATCACTATCAAAGTGGAGGACCCCGAGTGCCTGTCGGCCTCCAGTTACCGCGATGCAGAGAGCGAGCGGTTCCtgtcctccagctcctccagcgcACGCCGCGTCTCCTTCAACGAGGCCGCGCTGTATGAGCAGGGCAAGAAGACCCAGGAGAAGGGGAGGAG GTACACGCTGACAGAGGGGGATTTCCACCACCTGAAGAACGCCCGCCTGACGCACCTCCACCTGCCACCGCCCGCCCTTAAGATCGTCACCATCCATGAGTGCGAGTCCAGCGAGAACAGTCTGGCCATGACCCCCCGCCGGCCCCCTCCCAAACCCGGCCTTGCCATCTTCCAG CCCCCTGGAGGGGCCGTGCCGCAGCCCAGCCACGCCGTGtgccccagctcagccctgcccgGGGACACCTACAACTCCACAGCAGGAGGGAGCCCCGCCACCTCCTCTGACTCTGGGGAGGGCCCTTCG TTCACCGCAGCGCCCCGGAGC GGGAAGGGGCCAATTGCAGTCAGTGCCAGCCCTGGGGATGCCCCCCCAGCCCCTACGCAGGGTCCGGTGCTGCAGTTCTTCACCCGCCTGCGCCGGCACGCCAGCCTGGATGGGGCCAGCCCCTACTTCAGGATCAAGAAATGGAAACTGGAGAGCACGCAGCGGGCATCCAGCCTGGACACGAGAg GGTCTCCCAAGCGCCGCCAGTTCCAGCGGCAGCGTGCAGCCAGTGAGAGCATGGACCAGGAGGATCGCGACCCCCACCAGACCGACATCATCCAATACATCGCCCACACCGATGACGTCGCCTTCCACCCCGCGGGCGGCCCCTTCCTGccctcccccagcagcccccctCCCTCTCTCGGCAG GTTAGAACCGGGCGAGGACAGCCCCAGCGAGGCGGCG GCCCCGGAGCAGCGCAGCGTCGGCCACGACATCTGGAGCCTTCGGGCCTCGCTGGAGCTGTACGCCGCGTCGGAGCGCAGTAACGACCAGGACTCGGTGCGCAGCGACGGCGCGGACAGCGTCTCATCGGGCGGCGCGGCCCCctgcccctcctcctccctggaCGAGGCCGAAGGCCCCGAGGAGAAGCTCTGGGCCCGGCCCAAGGCGGAGGATTCGGAACCCGGCACGCGCAAGCTGCTGCAGATGGACAGCGGCTACGCCTCCATCGAGGCGCCGGGCCGGGGGAGCGAGGAGGGGCCGCCCGCGGATCAAACGGCGTCGGAGAAACGGATCTGCTTCACCAGCGCCGGGCGGAAAGGCACCATCTTCGAGAGCTTCGAGGGCCGCGAGCCCGacgaggaagaggaggaggaggacgaggaggaggaggaggaggaagcgcggcgcggcgcggtgGGCGGGGGGGGT CCGGTGCGCACCCACAGCCCCCTGGCCTGGTCACCCTACGGGCAGATGCTGGCGGGCCGGGACGCGCCGTCGCCGAGGAGGGATTACAGCATCGACGAGAAGACGGACGCGCTGTTCAACGCCTTCGTGCGGCACGACCCGCAGTTCGACGAATCCCCGCCGCGCGGAAAACATCGCTCCCGCACGCACCTCCGCAAGCAGTGGCAGCACGCCAAGCAGTACAGCGACCCGGGGGTTCGGTACCCCGCGTTGGAACGGCACCGCACCCCTCTGCGTCGCGGGGACAGCGCCAACTCCCCGCTGGACGCCCGATTCCACGGGCCGCTGCCCCGCATCGTCAGCGCCGGGGACGAAGAGGCGGCCGAGGCGGAATCCGGCGCCGCTCCGCTGCCCGAACCCGAGATTCAGGTGATCGTGGAGGAGCCCGGAGAGGAGCACCGGACCGGGCCCGAGCGCGGAGGCGGGGAGGAATGCCTCGGACCGGGGCGGTGCGTGGAGCCGCGTCCCGACGCGGAGCTGCTGGACAAGATAGCGGGAGGCATCGAGGAGCGGCTGTACGGGCATCTGCGGAGGGAGGCGGAGGGGCTGCGGGCGGACACGGAGAGCGCGGTGGCCGTAACTGCCGGCGATGCCCCCCCCGAGCGCAGCCCCGCGTAG
- the FAM174C gene encoding protein FAM174C isoform X1, whose amino-acid sequence MLLPQPICVLLLLLHGGRAASPSNGTETPRAEEGNGTRTGAGLLPASGLPVLRRAVFVVSALSVLAALYFVLRTFRSRPDGRRREPSATFRWKKPQRKKYGLLSSSDERVEMASLDSDEDTVFETQNLRR is encoded by the exons ATGCTGCTCCCGCAGCCCATCTGCGTTCTGTTGCTGCTCCTGCACGGCGGCCGCGCCGCGTCCCCCAGTAACGGCACGGAAACCCCGCGGGCGGAAGAAGGGAACGGGACGCGGACGGGCGCGGGGCTGCTGCCCGCATCGGGGCTGCCGGTGCTGCGGCGCGCCGTGTTTGTGGTCAGCGCTCTGTCGGTGCTGGCCGCGCTCTACTTTGTGCTGAGGACGTTCCG CTCCCGGCCCGACGGACGCAGACGCGAACCGAGCGCGACTTTCAGGTGGAAGAAACCGCAGCGGAAGAAGTACGGTCTGCTGAGCAGCTCCGATGAACGCGTGGAGATGGCATCGCTGGACAGCGATGAGGACACCGTGTTTGAGACGCAGAACCTGCGGCG atgA
- the LOC125685008 gene encoding cold-inducible RNA-binding protein isoform X3, whose translation MASDEGKLFVGGLSFDTNEQSLEQVFSKYGQISEVVVVKDRETQRSRGFGFVTFENIDDAKDAMMAMNGKSVDGRQIRVDQAGKSSENRSRGYRGGSTGGRGFFRGGRGRGRGFSRGGGDRGYGGSRFDSRSGGYNGSRDYYNSSRSQGGYGDRSSGGSYRDSYDSYATHNE comes from the exons ATGGCATCAGACGAGGGCAAGCTGTTCGTTGGAGGGCTGAGCTTTGATACCAACGAGCAGTCGCTGGAGCAAGTCTTCTCCAAGTACGGGCAGATCTCCGAAG TGGTGGTGGTGAAAGACAGAGAAACGCAGAGGTCCAGAGGCTTCGGCTTTGTGACATTTGAAAACATAGACGATGCGAAGGATGCGATGATGGCCATGAATGGGAAG tCTGTAGATGGCCGTCAGATCAGAGTTGATCAAGCTGGAAAATCGTCAGAGAACAGATCCCGAGGCTACAGAGGGGGATCCACCGGGGGCAGGGGCTTCTTCCGTGGGGGCAGAGGTCGGGGCCGTGGCTTCTCCAGAG GAGGTGGAGACAGAGGCTACGGCGGGAGCAGATTTGACTCCAGAAGTGGAGGATATAACGGCTCCAGAGACTACTATAATAGCAG CAGGAGTCAAGGAGGCTATGGAGACAGGTCTTCAGGAGGGTCCTACAGAGACAGCTACGACAGTTACG CTACACACAACGAGTAA
- the ATP5F1D gene encoding ATP synthase subunit delta, mitochondrial yields the protein MIRARQLLRLAALPPPRARSYADAAAGPAAMAFTFASPTQVFYNGANVKQVDVPTLTGSFGILASHVPTLQVLKPGVVTVYGEDGTATKYFVSSGSVTVNADSTVQVLAEEAVTMDMLDLATAKSNLEKAVSEMAAASDEAAKAEAQIKVEANEALVKALE from the exons atGATCCGCGCCCGCCAGCTCCTCCGCCTcgcggcgctgccgccgccccgcgcccgctcCTACGCCGATGCTGCGGCCGGGCCCGCGGCCATGGCCTTCACCTTCGCCTCCCCCACGCAG GTGTTCTACAACGGTGCCAACGTGAAGCAGGTGGACGTGCCCACCCTGACCGGCTCCTTCGGCATCCTGGCCTCCCACGTCCCCACGCTGCAGGTCCTGAAGCCAGGAGTGGTGACGGTGTACGGAGAGGACGGCACGGCCACCAAATACTTCG TGAGCAGCGGCTCCGTCACGGTCAATGCAGACTCCACGGTGCAGGTGCTGGCGGAGGAGGCGGTGACGATGGACATGCTGGATCTGGCT ACTGCAAAATCAAACCTGGAGAAGGCCGTTTCAGAGATGGCTGCAGCCTCCGACGAAGCTGCTAAAGCCGAAGCCCAGATTAAAGTGGAAGCCAACGAGGCTCTCGTCAAAGCCTTGGAGTAA
- the MIDN gene encoding midnolin, translated as MEPQPGARSCSRGAAPCDPLPAERPVHLCIHTTTGARYEVAVPPDETVEGLKRRLSQRLKVPKERLALLHKDSRLSSGKLQDLGVVEGSKLTLVPTVEAGLMSQASRPEQSVMQALESLTETQVSSCETKSSTGRGCCELAHSMPWASKTVGLGEEGQGGKEQENLPSCSRERFPLGKDAPPEPPARSRPGSPRTPACAHHVLSTAPRAPPSP; from the exons ATGGAGCCGCAGCCCGGCGCTCGGAGCTGCAGCCGCGGGGCCGCCCCCTGCGATCCTCTCCCCGCGGAGCGCCCCGTCCACCTCTGCATCCACACCACCACCGGGGCGCGGTACGAAGTGGCCGTTCCTCCGGACGAGACGGTGGAGGGGCTGAAACGGCGGCTGTCGCAGCGCCTTAAGGTGCCCAAGGAGCGCCTGGCGCTGCTGCACAAAGACAG CCGCCTCAGCTCCGGGAAGCTGCAGGACCTGGGGGTGGTGGAAGGCAGCAAACTGACGCTGGTGCCCACTGTAGAGGCCGGCCTGATG TCCCAGGCATCCAGGCCGGAGCAATCGGTGATGCAAGCGTTGGAAAGCTTAACTGAAACTCAGGTGAGCAGCTGCGAGACAAAGAGCTCCACGGGAAGGGGCT GCTGCGAGTTGGCACACAG CATGCCCTGGGCCAGCAAAACTGTTGGTCTCGGTGAAGAAGGGCAAGGAGGCAAA GAACAGGAAaacctgccctcctgcagcagggagcggTTTCCTCTCGGGAAGGATGCTCCCCCCGAGCCCCCCGCCCGCAGTCGGCCGGGTTCTCCTCGCACACCTGCGTGCGCGCACCACGTCCTCAGCACGGCCCCCCGCGCACCGCCGTCCCCGTGA
- the LOC125685008 gene encoding cold-inducible RNA-binding protein isoform X4 yields MASDEGKLFVGGLSFDTNEQSLEQVFSKYGQISEVVVVKDRETQRSRGFGFVTFENIDDAKDAMMAMNGKSVDGRQIRVDQAGKSSENRSRGYRGGSTGGRGFFRGGRGRGRGFSRGGGDRGYGGSRFDSRSGGYNGSRDYYNSRSQGGYGDRSSGGSYRDSYDSYATHNE; encoded by the exons ATGGCATCAGACGAGGGCAAGCTGTTCGTTGGAGGGCTGAGCTTTGATACCAACGAGCAGTCGCTGGAGCAAGTCTTCTCCAAGTACGGGCAGATCTCCGAAG TGGTGGTGGTGAAAGACAGAGAAACGCAGAGGTCCAGAGGCTTCGGCTTTGTGACATTTGAAAACATAGACGATGCGAAGGATGCGATGATGGCCATGAATGGGAAG tCTGTAGATGGCCGTCAGATCAGAGTTGATCAAGCTGGAAAATCGTCAGAGAACAGATCCCGAGGCTACAGAGGGGGATCCACCGGGGGCAGGGGCTTCTTCCGTGGGGGCAGAGGTCGGGGCCGTGGCTTCTCCAGAG GAGGTGGAGACAGAGGCTACGGCGGGAGCAGATTTGACTCCAGAAGTGGAGGATATAACGGCTCCAGAGACTACTATAATAGCAG GAGTCAAGGAGGCTATGGAGACAGGTCTTCAGGAGGGTCCTACAGAGACAGCTACGACAGTTACG CTACACACAACGAGTAA
- the LOC125685008 gene encoding cold-inducible RNA-binding protein isoform X2, protein MASDEGKLFVGGLSFDTNEQSLEQVFSKYGQISEVVVVKDRETQRSRGFGFVTFENIDDAKDAMMAMNGKSVDGRQIRVDQAGKSSENRSRGYRGGSTGGRGFFRGGRGRGRGFSRGGGDRGYGGSRFDSRSGGYNGSRDYYNSRSQGGYGDRSSGGSYRDSYDSYGKSWFKWEPCVRCCRSS, encoded by the exons ATGGCATCAGACGAGGGCAAGCTGTTCGTTGGAGGGCTGAGCTTTGATACCAACGAGCAGTCGCTGGAGCAAGTCTTCTCCAAGTACGGGCAGATCTCCGAAG TGGTGGTGGTGAAAGACAGAGAAACGCAGAGGTCCAGAGGCTTCGGCTTTGTGACATTTGAAAACATAGACGATGCGAAGGATGCGATGATGGCCATGAATGGGAAG tCTGTAGATGGCCGTCAGATCAGAGTTGATCAAGCTGGAAAATCGTCAGAGAACAGATCCCGAGGCTACAGAGGGGGATCCACCGGGGGCAGGGGCTTCTTCCGTGGGGGCAGAGGTCGGGGCCGTGGCTTCTCCAGAG GAGGTGGAGACAGAGGCTACGGCGGGAGCAGATTTGACTCCAGAAGTGGAGGATATAACGGCTCCAGAGACTACTATAATAGCAG GAGTCAAGGAGGCTATGGAGACAGGTCTTCAGGAGGGTCCTACAGAGACAGCTACGACAGTTACGGTAAGTCCTGGTTCAAATGGGAGCCATGCGTACGTTGCTGTAGGAGCTCTTAA
- the LOC125685008 gene encoding cold-inducible RNA-binding protein isoform X1 codes for MASDEGKLFVGGLSFDTNEQSLEQVFSKYGQISEVVVVKDRETQRSRGFGFVTFENIDDAKDAMMAMNGKSVDGRQIRVDQAGKSSENRSRGYRGGSTGGRGFFRGGRGRGRGFSRGGGDRGYGGSRFDSRSGGYNGSRDYYNSSRSQGGYGDRSSGGSYRDSYDSYGKSWFKWEPCVRCCRSS; via the exons ATGGCATCAGACGAGGGCAAGCTGTTCGTTGGAGGGCTGAGCTTTGATACCAACGAGCAGTCGCTGGAGCAAGTCTTCTCCAAGTACGGGCAGATCTCCGAAG TGGTGGTGGTGAAAGACAGAGAAACGCAGAGGTCCAGAGGCTTCGGCTTTGTGACATTTGAAAACATAGACGATGCGAAGGATGCGATGATGGCCATGAATGGGAAG tCTGTAGATGGCCGTCAGATCAGAGTTGATCAAGCTGGAAAATCGTCAGAGAACAGATCCCGAGGCTACAGAGGGGGATCCACCGGGGGCAGGGGCTTCTTCCGTGGGGGCAGAGGTCGGGGCCGTGGCTTCTCCAGAG GAGGTGGAGACAGAGGCTACGGCGGGAGCAGATTTGACTCCAGAAGTGGAGGATATAACGGCTCCAGAGACTACTATAATAGCAG CAGGAGTCAAGGAGGCTATGGAGACAGGTCTTCAGGAGGGTCCTACAGAGACAGCTACGACAGTTACGGTAAGTCCTGGTTCAAATGGGAGCCATGCGTACGTTGCTGTAGGAGCTCTTAA